The Prevotella herbatica genome contains the following window.
TGTTGATATGAAAAGATGGTCATTCAATCTACAGGTGTATTTTCTCAATAAGCGTTTTAAGGAGGTTGTTGAAATATCAAAGAGCGAGGAGACTATTATTCAGGACCGTACTATTTTTGAGGATGCTTGCATCTTTGCTCCTAATCTTCATGGTATGGGAATGATGAGTGATCGTGACTTCGCTAACTATTCTGATCTATTCGATCTTATGATTTCGCTTGTAGACTTACCTGATTTAATGATTTATATCCGTTCTAGTATTCCTACTCTTGTTAGTCATATTGAGAAGCGTGGAAGGGATTTTGAGAAGAGCATCCGTATTGATTATCTTACAGGACTTAATAATAGATATGAGAATTGGATAAAGGGTTATAAGGGACACCTGATAATAATAGATGGTGACAATGTTGATTTTGAAAACCGCCCACAGGATTTCCAAATAATCACAGATCAGATTGATGCTGAATTATATGGATTGTTCCCAATAAAATAGAAAGAAATATTAAATGTAATCAGCATGACTAATGCTTGTTACATTTAAACCATTACAAAATAAACAAAGATGGCTAAGAACATTACATACTGGGTTCTTAGCCATTTTTTATCCAGTTTGTAATTATAGAAATATACATATTTGCTGATATGTTTTTTCTTGCAAGGCATTTTACTTAATCCATTGGTAAATTATTTGCTTTTTTGTTATTTAGCTACGAAGCTACTGCATATCTGGCAAAGCTTATAAACGTAGGGCAGAGGACTATATGCAGCTTGTAGAATTTAGCAACGCCATGCTACGTAAACTTGTGTTGTTTTAACGATGGGATGTGTTATATAAGTAAATTTTTCAAAGAACCGTTGACTATATCTGAGGGACTGAGGATGTTTAAATAGATACAGTAAACAGAATCAGAATTATCAAGCTTGTTAAACTATTCTGCCGAATCCCGCTGAATTCTCGGCAAAGATACTGCGAAAAATTTGTCCATGCAATCAGAATTAGGTTAGCTTGTTAGCCAAAGTTTTAATTACTGGGTTGCAATACATTGTAATACACGTGCGCATGTATGCGCACACTCTGAGTTTTTCGTAAAAACAAGTGTCGAAGTGTCTATCTATTGATTCTCAACTTATTAGAACTCTTTTCGGGTCGAATTAAGTGTCGGTTATTCGTCGGTAAAATATGGGTGAAATTTTCCTCATATTGCATTGTGCTTTACGAAGGATTTCGATGCGTTTTGCGATGTTTTGCAATCCGTTTTACGAAGAAATGCATTACGTTTTGCGATGCTTTAGAAGGTAAAACATCGTAGAAACGTCTGCGTTTCTACGTGCAAACGTTTCCGTTTCTATATAGAAACGAATGCAAAACTCGATATTTGACGGTCGGGTCACCGTCACTTTAATTAGTTAAATTCGTCGATAAAATGTTGATATTCACTACGTTGACATTTCGACACTTATATTTTTCAAAACCCTTAGTGCGCGCGTATGCACGAACATTATATATGCAGAAATATATCTCAATTATGAATTCAGAGTTAGCGTGACGCTGATGAAATGATATGTTTAATAAAATGGAGTTACCAGATTTATCCAATAACTCCATTTTATTTTATTCTAAAGGCTCTGTCTTTAGTTCGTCTGCATTTCCTGTAACAGGATTAAGTACAATATGGGTGGTGAATTTTTTTCCAAAGAGTTCGCCACTTATTGATTCCGTACGACCGAATTGTGCAGCATATATATCAAAGCTTTTGTAAGGCTTGTTGCCGTCATACAATGATAAACGTATACTTCCTGGTAGATTTACGTAAACGCCACAATCGTCTTTACTCTTCTTTGTATCAATATCAAGTTTGAGTGGTGGAATGCTATGTAGGTCAGTAACACTTATGTAGATAGGTCGTCCAGACAAATCATCTGAATCAACGAATCCTAACTTACGAGAGAAGCGGAATAAAACCTGTTTGTTTACTTCTTTTTCAGGAATGAAAGTTATAACTTTCTCGATGGTATCTTTTACAATTGTACCTTCAAATACTTGCATCAGGGCATTTTCTTGTTTATTCAGGTTTGCAAGCATAATCTTTAATTGCTCTCCATCTTTTGGCATGAAGTCAGCTTCACCACGTGACAATTGATTTCTGCTCTCGCGAATATCATAAATGTCCTGTGCAATAAGTTCTGCCATTTTTGCTTTTGAACCAGCAGAAAGAATATCGGAATTCATAAAATCACGTGGATTCACAGCTGCTGGTTTTGGAGATGCTTTGAAGTCCTTTACAATTTCTATTGTTTTAGGTTCCGCATTTATAGCCAGTAGCATCCCATTGGCATATTTGTTAATGCGAATGATGCTATGCTTTTTATCAACAATTGCAGTATGTTGCTTTGTCGTGTCTGGTATGCCGTAGCTGTTGCTAGTAGTATTTAGAATACGATATGCGACCGACGGATTTTCGTCCGTGTTCTGCATCTTCATATATTTCTCTGCATATACAGCCAGTTCGCCTGGAGTATATGTAGTCTTCTCTATAAGTATTCTGAATTGCACGGCAGTCTTAGGAAGAAAATACGTTGTTCCTTCTACTGGTTGTTGTGCATTGGCATTAAGAGCCATGGCACATAATATAAAAGTAATTATCTTTTTCATATTAATCATTTATTCTTTTAAATGCCAGAGGCAAATATTTGATTATATCACTTGCAATAAGACACTCTTTCCCTAGCTCATGTGCAGCAAGGTCACCTGCCAATCCATGCAGATACATTCCAACAATACAAGCGTCTTTTCTTGAGTATCCCCGTGCGAGAAGACCTGTTATTATTCCTGTCAGTACGTCTCCGCTACCAGCTGTTGCCATTCCCGAATTACCCGTAGAATTAAATATCACGTTCCCGTCTGGTAAACAAAGTGCAGAATAATGTCCCTTTAGTATAATAAATGAGTGAAGATGTTCTGCCAATCGTCTTGCTTTAGATAGTCTTTCGTAACATCCGTTACTTATATTGCCATCTATGCGGTCAAACTCCTTTGGATGCGGTGTCATAATTATTTCTTGCGGTAACTGCTGCATCCACGCCCTGTGACTTCCTAAAATATTAAGAGCATCAGCATCAGCTACGATAGGACATTGAGCACGGCGCAACTGTGCTATAAGAGCAATAGCTGTTGTCTCGTTTTGTCCTATGCCTGGACCTATACCCAATACCTCAAAATCATCGGTGTCAACAGGTTCAGAATATATTGTTTCTTCCTGATCCAACTGCATAACAGCCTCAGGAACAGAAATCTGCAATATATCGTAATTGCGTTTTGGAGAATGCACTACTACTTTTCCTGCTCCGGATCTCAGACATGCTTTTGATGCAAGCACTGCAGCACCAGCCATACCATAACTTCCTGCAATAAGAAGAGCTGTTCCCATATTGCCTTTGTGGGCAAAGTCATTACGATCTTTTATTCTTGTGCGTACATCGTTTTCCTCTAATACATAGTGTTGGCAGCATGTGTTGCCAATATACTCATGAGACAACCTTATATCCAGCACCCTTACTTCACCAAGGTATTGCTGACAATCAGCCAAAAGCATACATAGTTTAAGCTGTTGTAAGGTGAAAGTGATATCGGCTCGCATAATATTTTGTCTAATGTTGTATGTGTTGTCTTCTGCCATTAGTCCAGAAGGAAGGTCTATGCTTACAACTTTTGACTTGCTTTGGTTAATGTATCTTACCAATGATGCAAATCCACCGGCAAGAGGCTTATTTAATCCACTGCCGAATAATCCGTCAACAACAACTGTCTCTGCATCTAACTGTGGAGGGTCAAAATTGAGATTGATTTCATTAAAGGCCTTTATATGCTTACATTCAGCAATTTTTTTCTTGTTGTTTTCGCAATCGTCAGACAAATGGTTGTGTATATTAAAAAGATAAACACTCACCTGGTATCCGTTTTCAGCCATCATGCGTGCAACGGCAAGTGCATCACCTCCATTATTACCTGGACCGGCGAATACAACGAATG
Protein-coding sequences here:
- a CDS encoding NAD(P)H-hydrate dehydratase — translated: MKIFNSTQIHELDNYTIEHEPISSIDLMERAAKALTHAITNIWTTKTPFVVFAGPGNNGGDALAVARMMAENGYQVSVYLFNIHNHLSDDCENNKKKIAECKHIKAFNEINLNFDPPQLDAETVVVDGLFGSGLNKPLAGGFASLVRYINQSKSKVVSIDLPSGLMAEDNTYNIRQNIMRADITFTLQQLKLCMLLADCQQYLGEVRVLDIRLSHEYIGNTCCQHYVLEENDVRTRIKDRNDFAHKGNMGTALLIAGSYGMAGAAVLASKACLRSGAGKVVVHSPKRNYDILQISVPEAVMQLDQEETIYSEPVDTDDFEVLGIGPGIGQNETTAIALIAQLRRAQCPIVADADALNILGSHRAWMQQLPQEIIMTPHPKEFDRIDGNISNGCYERLSKARRLAEHLHSFIILKGHYSALCLPDGNVIFNSTGNSGMATAGSGDVLTGIITGLLARGYSRKDACIVGMYLHGLAGDLAAHELGKECLIASDIIKYLPLAFKRIND
- a CDS encoding deoxynucleoside kinase, yielding MHIAIAGNIGSGKTTLTKMLAKRFGWNPRFEPVDNNPYLADFYVDMKRWSFNLQVYFLNKRFKEVVEISKSEETIIQDRTIFEDACIFAPNLHGMGMMSDRDFANYSDLFDLMISLVDLPDLMIYIRSSIPTLVSHIEKRGRDFEKSIRIDYLTGLNNRYENWIKGYKGHLIIIDGDNVDFENRPQDFQIITDQIDAELYGLFPIK
- a CDS encoding DUF4831 family protein, which translates into the protein MKKIITFILCAMALNANAQQPVEGTTYFLPKTAVQFRILIEKTTYTPGELAVYAEKYMKMQNTDENPSVAYRILNTTSNSYGIPDTTKQHTAIVDKKHSIIRINKYANGMLLAINAEPKTIEIVKDFKASPKPAAVNPRDFMNSDILSAGSKAKMAELIAQDIYDIRESRNQLSRGEADFMPKDGEQLKIMLANLNKQENALMQVFEGTIVKDTIEKVITFIPEKEVNKQVLFRFSRKLGFVDSDDLSGRPIYISVTDLHSIPPLKLDIDTKKSKDDCGVYVNLPGSIRLSLYDGNKPYKSFDIYAAQFGRTESISGELFGKKFTTHIVLNPVTGNADELKTEPLE